A stretch of Aureispira sp. CCB-E DNA encodes these proteins:
- a CDS encoding DUF2141 domain-containing protein, with product MGRRTKIDIYITLLLLLITGVGMAQVGQDVNFTIQVTGFQQNAGQIRIAVYNNENGFLTPERVYKKIVLDVNNSILRHTVQLPKGNYAVALYHDNNSNGICDKNVFGIPTERYGFSNNIRPILSAPSFKSTVIEVKKDLEIEIALLK from the coding sequence ATGGGAAGGAGAACAAAAATAGACATCTACATAACACTATTGTTGCTATTAATAACGGGAGTTGGTATGGCGCAAGTAGGGCAGGATGTCAACTTTACGATTCAAGTAACAGGATTTCAGCAAAATGCTGGACAAATTAGAATTGCTGTATATAATAATGAAAATGGCTTTTTAACACCAGAACGTGTTTATAAAAAGATTGTATTGGATGTTAACAACAGTATTTTAAGGCATACGGTACAACTTCCAAAAGGAAACTATGCTGTGGCTTTGTATCATGATAATAATTCGAATGGTATTTGTGACAAAAACGTATTTGGTATTCCAACAGAACGTTATGGTTTTTCTAATAACATTCGACCCATCCTAAGTGCGCCTTCTTTTAAAAGTACCGTCATCGAAGTAAAAAAAGATTTGGAAATAGAAATTGCCTTACTCAAATAA
- a CDS encoding DUF5686 and carboxypeptidase-like regulatory domain-containing protein, with the protein MNLQKRHFFCFYFILSSLLQTVLGQDLIPNTKVSGVVKDAETGEVLPFVDVFFVGTDIGSTSDINGYFVLTTKEPVDSIGFSYLGYQRKHLRITTNTTQEINVQLSESSLNLVTATVTAKRGKSKKDTAAIALWRNVVANRSTNSIDNATSYQYKDYIQTGFDWYNPDPNIVKLKFLQKPFSVINDYIRTEDTGEPFLPVLMKETIKEVKYQKEPKDKKVKIIADRFSGIDNESLSDFIGNELDEIDPYKDMIILTGKSFVSPFAATANINYNFFITDSVERNGDQYYLLTFVGKRQQDYTFLGGAWIHKPTSAIESIDLEISPYIALNFIQKLNAVQYYTPTEQGVWVKTTENLTATVAIDFFDFGRKKAKKRKNQMRIRKKLSRHEVAINPVFEADAFQVEDVQFAEQSAELSDETWDSIRPIPLDSMSLGVYEMIDSIQRTRFYKTMDAIVYTMITSYIKVGPIEFGEYPEFVSWNEIEGVRFKMGLRTTKSLSDKIQVHGYAAYGLRDKEWKYGSGFNVHLPSKNRKWNMLSANYQYDFQMMGQRKISMQHDNIMNSLSRATPMDRLMKIREAELSYERDWFMGFYSKIDYRWRRFYSTQGGFQFTQNNGEFPVASFTTSEFKVKLHWGHQERFWTDNAGFRREPLGTPFPILELEYTAGVEGIFESDYNYHKLDFSIKQRLSSLIGYTKYQLQASKIFGEAPYPVMTVHLGNESIMGNRFAYAMMNEFEFVSDAYASIWITHHFDGWIFNSIPLIKKLKLRSIFIFKGLYGVMSSDNNNPYDIPQGISAPNYYAEIGFGIENILKILRVDFMWRLTQLDAPEVRPFGVNISIVPKF; encoded by the coding sequence ATGAATCTTCAAAAAAGACACTTCTTTTGCTTTTACTTCATCTTAAGCAGCCTTCTCCAAACAGTATTGGGGCAAGATCTAATCCCTAATACAAAGGTTTCTGGTGTTGTTAAAGATGCAGAGACAGGGGAAGTTTTACCATTTGTAGATGTATTTTTTGTTGGAACTGACATTGGAAGCACCTCTGACATAAATGGCTACTTTGTCCTAACCACCAAGGAACCTGTCGATAGCATTGGCTTTTCTTATTTGGGATACCAACGCAAACATTTGCGCATCACGACCAATACAACACAAGAAATTAATGTTCAGCTTTCTGAATCTAGTTTAAATCTAGTCACAGCTACTGTTACAGCAAAACGAGGCAAATCCAAGAAAGATACCGCAGCCATTGCATTGTGGCGCAATGTTGTAGCTAATAGAAGTACCAATAGTATAGATAATGCAACCAGTTATCAATACAAGGACTACATCCAAACTGGCTTTGATTGGTACAATCCTGATCCTAACATTGTCAAACTAAAATTCTTACAAAAGCCCTTTAGTGTTATCAATGATTATATCCGAACAGAGGATACGGGAGAGCCTTTTTTGCCTGTCTTGATGAAAGAAACGATTAAAGAGGTTAAGTATCAAAAAGAACCAAAGGACAAGAAAGTAAAAATTATCGCCGATCGTTTTTCTGGGATTGACAACGAATCTCTCTCCGATTTCATTGGAAATGAGTTGGATGAAATAGACCCGTACAAAGACATGATTATCTTAACAGGAAAGTCTTTTGTAAGTCCTTTTGCTGCTACTGCAAATATTAATTATAATTTCTTTATTACCGATAGTGTAGAACGTAATGGTGATCAATATTACTTGCTAACATTTGTTGGAAAACGCCAGCAGGATTATACGTTTTTAGGAGGTGCATGGATTCACAAGCCAACCTCTGCTATAGAGTCCATTGATCTTGAAATCTCGCCCTACATTGCCCTTAACTTTATTCAAAAATTAAATGCGGTTCAATACTACACACCAACGGAGCAAGGTGTTTGGGTAAAAACAACTGAAAACTTAACAGCTACCGTAGCCATTGATTTTTTTGATTTTGGTAGAAAAAAAGCTAAAAAACGCAAAAATCAAATGAGGATTCGCAAAAAACTATCTCGACACGAAGTGGCTATCAATCCTGTATTTGAAGCAGATGCTTTTCAAGTTGAAGACGTACAGTTTGCCGAACAATCAGCCGAGTTAAGCGACGAAACATGGGACTCCATTCGCCCCATTCCCCTAGATAGCATGAGTTTGGGAGTTTACGAAATGATTGATTCCATACAGCGCACTCGCTTTTACAAAACAATGGATGCCATTGTCTATACAATGATAACCTCTTACATCAAAGTTGGTCCTATTGAATTTGGAGAATATCCTGAGTTTGTAAGTTGGAATGAAATAGAGGGCGTTCGGTTCAAAATGGGTTTAAGAACAACCAAATCCCTTAGTGATAAAATCCAAGTACACGGTTATGCTGCCTATGGTTTGAGAGATAAAGAGTGGAAATATGGTTCTGGTTTCAATGTACATCTCCCTTCCAAAAATAGAAAATGGAATATGCTCTCAGCAAATTATCAGTATGATTTTCAGATGATGGGGCAACGTAAGATTTCTATGCAGCACGATAATATTATGAATTCTTTGTCTCGGGCTACTCCTATGGATCGCTTGATGAAAATTCGAGAAGCAGAGCTTAGTTATGAACGAGATTGGTTCATGGGTTTCTACAGCAAAATAGATTATCGCTGGCGGCGTTTTTACTCTACTCAAGGAGGCTTTCAATTTACTCAAAATAATGGCGAATTTCCTGTTGCTTCTTTTACTACTTCTGAGTTTAAAGTGAAACTGCACTGGGGACATCAAGAACGTTTTTGGACGGATAATGCTGGCTTTCGCAGAGAGCCTTTGGGTACTCCTTTTCCTATTCTTGAATTAGAATATACCGCTGGTGTAGAAGGAATTTTTGAAAGTGATTATAATTATCACAAACTAGATTTCAGCATCAAACAACGCTTGAGTTCACTAATTGGTTATACCAAATATCAATTGCAAGCCAGCAAAATATTCGGGGAAGCTCCCTACCCTGTTATGACCGTACACTTAGGGAATGAATCAATTATGGGCAACCGATTTGCTTATGCGATGATGAATGAATTTGAGTTTGTTAGCGATGCCTATGCTTCTATTTGGATTACCCACCATTTTGATGGGTGGATTTTTAACAGCATTCCTTTGATCAAAAAACTAAAACTGCGGTCTATTTTTATTTTTAAAGGCTTGTATGGCGTCATGTCTAGTGATAACAACAATCCTTATGATATTCCGCAAGGAATCTCTGCACCTAACTATTATGCAGAAATTGGTTTTGGTATTGAGAATATTTTAAAAATACTTCGAGTAGATTTTATGTGGCGTTTAACACAACTGGATGCACCTGAGGTGCGTCCTTTTGGTGTCAATATTAGCATTGTTCCCAAATTCTAA
- a CDS encoding HAD family hydrolase: MSFLDKLHDIDTIILDVDGVLTDSSVYIFEDGVLMRKMNVRDGYAIKYAISKGYRLIIITGGKSEGVIKRLQNLGVQEIYSGMQDKLEAMDELIEIYGLDLSSTVYMGDDLPDYEPLRLVHLPTCPANAAPEIREICQYISPFKGGEGCVRDLIEKILKVQGKWIETDVVNLTKDKPSEF; this comes from the coding sequence ATGTCTTTCTTAGATAAATTACATGATATTGACACCATTATTTTAGATGTGGATGGTGTGCTGACGGATAGTTCTGTCTATATTTTTGAGGATGGTGTACTAATGCGTAAAATGAACGTACGAGATGGCTATGCGATTAAGTATGCCATTAGTAAGGGATACCGCCTTATTATCATTACGGGAGGAAAATCAGAAGGGGTTATCAAGCGTTTGCAAAACTTGGGTGTCCAAGAAATTTATAGTGGCATGCAAGACAAATTAGAAGCGATGGATGAGTTGATAGAAATTTATGGCTTGGATTTGTCTTCTACCGTTTATATGGGGGATGATTTGCCAGATTACGAACCGCTTCGTCTAGTCCATTTGCCTACCTGCCCTGCGAATGCTGCTCCTGAAATTCGAGAAATTTGCCAATATATTTCTCCTTTCAAAGGAGGGGAAGGCTGTGTTAGGGATTTGATTGAGAAAATATTAAAAGTACAGGGCAAATGGATTGAAACCGATGTGGTCAATTTGACGAAAGACAAACCCAGCGAATTTTAA
- the iscX gene encoding Fe-S cluster assembly protein IscX: protein MSFELNLPIHWSDHEDIAMGLYEKFGDEFTESKIYRIRFTDLLEWILSLPNFEGKREDCNENHLEQIQAKWVYEWRDNQ from the coding sequence ATGAGTTTTGAATTAAACTTGCCCATTCACTGGTCAGATCATGAAGACATTGCAATGGGATTGTATGAGAAATTTGGAGATGAATTTACAGAATCCAAAATTTATCGTATTCGTTTCACAGATTTGTTGGAATGGATTTTATCACTGCCCAACTTTGAAGGTAAAAGAGAAGATTGCAACGAAAATCACTTAGAGCAAATCCAAGCAAAATGGGTTTATGAGTGGCGTGACAATCAATAG
- a CDS encoding 2Fe-2S iron-sulfur cluster-binding protein produces MAIVRFKFEDKNIPTQEVKGMVGDNILDLAEDNGMHINSNCGMVCACSTCHVYIEKGEDFLTEISDKEEDFIDRALDPRIESRLSCQCNLLEDDDDVVIEVLVPDQSRIIGHEH; encoded by the coding sequence ATGGCAATAGTAAGATTTAAATTTGAAGATAAGAATATCCCAACACAAGAAGTGAAAGGAATGGTTGGGGATAATATATTGGATTTGGCAGAAGATAATGGGATGCACATTAACAGTAACTGCGGAATGGTTTGTGCTTGTAGCACTTGCCACGTTTATATTGAGAAAGGAGAGGATTTTCTGACAGAGATTTCTGACAAAGAAGAAGATTTTATTGATCGTGCTTTAGATCCTCGTATCGAATCTCGTTTATCTTGTCAATGCAACCTTTTGGAAGACGATGACGATGTGGTTATAGAGGTATTGGTGCCTGATCAATCTAGAATTATTGGACACGAACATTAA
- a CDS encoding MBL fold metallo-hydrolase, with product MKFAKVFGGKPTKEQKQKYSQYPNHKKGKFTNLMPQFMVTEAPDFIDDSLHPKSTRRPNFDIPYVKIDPKSLEQKPKHTRVTWFGHSTLLLEIDGKNILIDPMFGDVPSPVSFIGDKRYSKGLPLTIEELPTIDAVLMTHDHYDHLDYPSILKLKDKVKKFYMPLGMNIHFRTWDVPVSKIEELNWHETATLDSISFTLTPSHHYSGRSLNDRFESLWGGWVIKGSLDNIYLSGDGGYGPHFKQIGAEYGPFDFALIECGQYSRYWRQNHLFPEQSVRVAEDVNAKLIMPIHWGAFTLAMHSWTSPVERFLAKAKEFDIPATTPMIGEQIVLGKATATYPTKAWWENK from the coding sequence GTGAAATTTGCGAAAGTATTTGGAGGAAAGCCAACAAAAGAACAAAAACAAAAATATAGTCAATATCCGAATCATAAGAAAGGAAAATTTACAAATCTGATGCCACAGTTTATGGTAACAGAAGCACCAGATTTTATAGATGATTCGTTGCATCCCAAGTCAACACGACGACCAAATTTTGATATTCCTTACGTCAAAATAGACCCAAAATCTTTGGAACAAAAACCAAAACACACTCGAGTAACTTGGTTTGGGCATTCCACCTTGTTGTTGGAAATCGATGGCAAAAATATTTTAATTGATCCTATGTTTGGAGATGTACCGTCGCCTGTATCTTTTATTGGCGATAAACGTTACAGCAAAGGATTGCCACTAACGATAGAAGAATTACCAACGATTGACGCTGTATTAATGACACACGATCATTATGATCATTTGGACTATCCCTCTATTCTCAAATTAAAGGATAAAGTAAAGAAGTTTTATATGCCTTTGGGAATGAACATTCATTTTAGAACATGGGATGTACCTGTTTCCAAAATTGAAGAATTAAATTGGCATGAGACAGCAACCTTAGATAGCATTTCATTCACTTTGACACCTTCGCACCATTACTCTGGTCGTAGTTTGAATGATCGTTTTGAATCGCTGTGGGGAGGATGGGTTATAAAAGGAAGTTTGGATAATATTTATTTGAGTGGAGATGGTGGATATGGACCACATTTTAAGCAAATAGGAGCTGAGTATGGACCGTTTGACTTTGCACTAATAGAATGTGGTCAATACAGCCGTTATTGGCGCCAAAATCATTTGTTTCCAGAGCAATCAGTTCGTGTTGCAGAGGATGTTAATGCGAAATTAATTATGCCAATTCATTGGGGAGCATTTACACTGGCCATGCACAGTTGGACGTCACCCGTAGAGCGTTTTTTAGCAAAGGCGAAAGAGTTTGATATTCCTGCAACGACACCAATGATAGGAGAGCAAATTGTGTTGGGAAAAGCAACAGCAACATATCCTACCAAAGCTTGGTGGGAAAATAAATGA